Proteins from a single region of Sphingopyxis sp. BSN-002:
- a CDS encoding DUF3489 domain-containing protein — MTKNTDTKTLREGSKAATLLEMLQRDDGATLEEMTTRTGWQSHSVRAAMTGLRKKDHVIEKRATGNTTAWFIGAAA; from the coding sequence ATGACCAAGAACACCGACACGAAGACACTGCGCGAAGGCAGCAAGGCCGCGACCCTGCTCGAGATGCTCCAGCGCGACGACGGCGCCACCCTCGAAGAAATGACGACGCGCACCGGCTGGCAATCGCACAGCGTGCGCGCCGCGATGACGGGGCTTCGTAAGAAGGACCATGTCATCGAGAAGCGCGCGACCGGCAATACGACCGCCTGGTTCATCGGAGCCGCGGCATGA
- a CDS encoding DUF2924 domain-containing protein — protein sequence MSRKAGVTNAVAAIAAMPLAELRVEWERRYGAAPRHRSADLLRRVLAWRVQADVYGGLDATTKKLLAREDLPLRVVPPPGMRLAREWAGRTHEVVVIESGVVYEGKTWGSLSEVARHITGMRWNGPRFFGLRQANVR from the coding sequence ATGAGCCGGAAGGCCGGGGTCACGAACGCGGTCGCGGCAATCGCCGCGATGCCGCTCGCAGAGCTTCGGGTAGAGTGGGAGCGGCGCTACGGCGCTGCTCCCCGTCACCGCAGCGCCGACCTGCTTCGCCGTGTCCTCGCATGGCGCGTGCAGGCCGACGTCTATGGCGGGCTCGACGCGACAACGAAGAAGCTGCTCGCGCGCGAGGATCTGCCGCTGCGTGTGGTTCCGCCGCCCGGCATGCGTCTCGCCCGCGAATGGGCCGGCCGCACCCACGAGGTCGTCGTGATCGAGAGCGGGGTCGTCTATGAGGGGAAGACCTGGGGCAGCCTTTCCGAGGTCGCGCGCCATATCACGGGGATGCGCTGGAACGGTCCGCGCTTCTTCGGCCTCCGGCAGGCGAACGTCCGATGA
- the qatD gene encoding Qat anti-phage system TatD family nuclease QatD has translation MIDFHCHLDLFPDPQNVLEGIDARGTYVLAVTTTPKAWRGTKKLVGDRKRVRVALGLHPELVAHRHQELPLLCGLLPEARYVGEIGIDGSPPHRDSLDLQKAVFDRILTECAALGGRVMTIHSRGAASAVLDALERRPNAGVPILHWFSGSTKELTRAVQIGCWFSVGPAMLKSRKGRELASAMPIDRMLTETDAPFARDGEHPLMPWQAYDSLLVLEMLHGVDRKALALQMKRNLKRLAQYATA, from the coding sequence TTGATTGACTTCCATTGCCATCTTGATCTGTTTCCTGATCCTCAGAACGTCCTTGAGGGAATCGATGCGAGAGGGACCTATGTATTGGCGGTCACGACCACGCCTAAGGCTTGGCGCGGGACAAAGAAGCTGGTTGGCGATCGCAAGCGAGTTCGGGTGGCACTAGGTCTGCATCCTGAACTTGTTGCACACCGCCATCAAGAATTGCCCCTCCTATGCGGCCTCCTTCCCGAAGCTCGATATGTGGGCGAAATTGGAATTGATGGTAGCCCGCCACATAGAGATTCACTCGACTTGCAGAAAGCGGTCTTCGATCGCATCCTCACTGAATGCGCTGCGCTCGGCGGACGCGTGATGACGATCCATTCCCGCGGTGCGGCCTCAGCAGTTTTGGATGCGCTAGAACGTCGACCGAACGCCGGCGTTCCTATCCTTCATTGGTTCAGCGGAAGTACGAAGGAATTGACCCGAGCGGTTCAAATCGGATGCTGGTTCTCCGTAGGCCCCGCAATGCTGAAATCTCGAAAAGGCCGCGAATTGGCCAGCGCAATGCCGATCGATCGGATGCTTACCGAGACGGATGCACCTTTCGCACGAGATGGAGAGCACCCTTTGATGCCGTGGCAGGCGTATGACTCTCTGCTCGTGTTGGAAATGCTGCATGGAGTAGATCGGAAGGCGCTCGCCCTACAGATGAAAAGAAATCTGAAACGGCTTGCACAATATGCAACGGCTTAG
- a CDS encoding MucR family transcriptional regulator encodes MAKMQRIYMQNEDLVTLTADIAAAYVSNNSVAVSDLAVLINKIHGSLTGLSLAAEPEVTEAVPIVSIRASVKPDYLVCLECGQKAKTLRRHLNTAHELDEAAYRDKYNLPASYPMTAPSYSEKRREMAKSIGLGRQGTGGRKPAGRTKK; translated from the coding sequence ATGGCGAAAATGCAGAGGATTTACATGCAGAACGAAGACTTGGTCACGCTGACTGCGGACATTGCCGCTGCTTACGTGTCGAACAACAGTGTCGCCGTCAGCGACCTTGCCGTTCTGATCAACAAGATTCATGGTAGCCTTACGGGCCTTAGCTTAGCCGCCGAACCCGAGGTTACCGAAGCCGTCCCCATCGTGTCCATCCGCGCATCGGTGAAGCCCGACTATCTCGTCTGCCTTGAATGCGGGCAAAAGGCGAAGACCCTGCGCCGCCATCTGAACACCGCGCACGAGCTGGATGAAGCGGCTTATCGTGACAAGTACAATCTCCCGGCCTCCTATCCGATGACTGCACCGAGCTATTCGGAAAAGCGCCGGGAAATGGCGAAGAGCATCGGCCTTGGCAGGCAGGGCACCGGCGGCCGTAAGCCGGCGGGTCGAACTAAGAAGTAA
- the qatC gene encoding Qat anti-phage system QueC-like protein QatC gives MIRVSCLPEDLPDEAGSDLRFDIYSQSRLAGRGRVGSLVPGRVRRLGLRPSVDAWDFTSFAIAVVAADEAVSRERSPDGWTREIGLTVAVSSPDFWNSQRGRLTQALRFLSGDIWELNFIGDGAAPTTSDPMRLRNEDMICLLSGGMDSLIGAIDVVEEGRNPLFVSQMAKGDTADQKMFAQTISPHSLHLLLNHHARPPGPSERSQRARSIAFLGFGVLAATCLRRHHDGDEVELRIPENGFISQNVPLTPLRTGSLSTRTTHPYFLRLIQDTLDAAGLRVRVNNPYEHSTKGEMLLGCTNQPLLKQLVGDSTSCGRYSRTGFQHCGRCVPCQVRRGAYLAWGQDDDTVGRYKYEQLDQDDVRHARFDDVRSVAIAVETVSRHGIEELIGGAMNARLLGDITPYREVVRRGIAELSALHAHLGVP, from the coding sequence GTGATCAGAGTCTCATGCCTTCCCGAAGATCTCCCGGATGAAGCAGGGAGCGATCTGCGGTTCGATATATATTCTCAATCACGTCTCGCGGGACGCGGGCGGGTCGGAAGCCTCGTGCCTGGACGTGTTCGTCGCCTTGGCCTGCGGCCATCGGTCGATGCTTGGGATTTCACCTCATTTGCGATTGCAGTGGTCGCTGCCGACGAGGCTGTATCTCGCGAGCGTAGTCCAGATGGATGGACGCGTGAGATCGGGCTGACGGTTGCCGTCTCCTCTCCGGATTTCTGGAACTCGCAGCGCGGTCGGCTGACCCAAGCGCTCCGCTTCCTCTCAGGAGACATCTGGGAATTGAATTTTATCGGGGACGGCGCTGCTCCGACGACCAGTGATCCGATGCGACTGCGCAACGAGGACATGATCTGTTTGTTGTCGGGCGGCATGGACAGCCTGATCGGCGCAATCGACGTCGTTGAGGAAGGACGCAATCCGCTTTTTGTAAGTCAGATGGCGAAGGGAGACACCGCGGACCAAAAGATGTTCGCGCAGACTATCTCACCTCATAGCCTGCACCTTCTGCTCAACCATCATGCCCGACCGCCTGGGCCATCCGAACGATCCCAGCGCGCCCGCTCCATTGCCTTCTTGGGCTTCGGCGTGCTGGCGGCGACATGCCTGCGGCGACATCACGATGGCGATGAGGTCGAATTACGCATTCCGGAGAATGGTTTCATCAGCCAGAATGTCCCACTGACTCCACTGCGCACCGGGAGCCTCAGCACTCGCACGACACATCCATATTTCCTGCGCCTTATCCAAGATACGCTAGACGCGGCTGGCTTACGGGTTCGCGTGAACAACCCCTATGAGCATAGCACGAAAGGCGAAATGCTTTTGGGTTGCACGAACCAGCCTCTTCTGAAGCAACTGGTTGGCGATTCAACCAGTTGTGGTCGCTATTCCCGCACGGGCTTCCAGCATTGTGGTCGCTGCGTCCCATGCCAAGTGCGACGCGGCGCCTATCTGGCTTGGGGGCAGGACGATGACACCGTTGGCCGTTACAAATACGAACAGTTAGACCAAGATGATGTTCGCCACGCCCGGTTTGATGACGTCAGATCCGTCGCCATCGCTGTTGAAACGGTGAGCCGACATGGCATCGAAGAGTTGATCGGCGGTGCGATGAATGCCCGGTTACTCGGTGACATTACCCCCTATCGGGAGGTCGTCCGGCGTGGCATCGCGGAACTCTCCGCTCTCCACGCCCACCTAGGTGTCCCTTGA
- a CDS encoding recombinase family protein: MSSPPRRRCAIYTRKSTEEGLEQAFNTLDAQREACEAYILSQAGEGWECLPDRYDDGGWSGGNMDRPALKALLADIARGRIDIVVVYKVDRLTRSLMDFARIVETFDGNDTSFVSVTQAFNTTNSMGRLTLNVLLSFAQFEREVTGERIRDKIAASRAKGMFMGGNVPLGYDLGDRKLEVNEAEAETVRHIFSRYLALKSVPALAKELAAEGIRSKRWTSRAGKTHGGLPFHVGALAHILRNKVYRGYAVHKGKAHAGEHEAIVDKELFDAVQAQLDDNRVKRSARRTRAASSPLTGKIHDADGQPMSVSFSYGRGKKMYRYYVSDCLLPRTANMPTNREGQRFSAARIERAINVGLKDLVIDQHDTDLFGAITKVTALGERLFAEIDVAQITDDSALGATRLLRKAELIDADAKIEGGILHLSVALPPDRRGRTKQSPDKAVAGFDTKADLAALVRTAHQRLDEVHASPMAPAEHGQMTAPAAQWVRQRIIIGLLAPDIQRALLTGAAPNHVTPEWILAQKWPVDWGAQRAIFGAAA; the protein is encoded by the coding sequence ATGAGCAGTCCGCCGCGGCGGCGCTGCGCCATCTATACGAGGAAGTCGACCGAGGAAGGGCTTGAGCAAGCGTTCAACACGCTCGATGCCCAGCGCGAGGCGTGCGAGGCCTACATATTGAGCCAGGCAGGCGAAGGCTGGGAATGTCTTCCCGACCGCTATGACGACGGCGGCTGGTCGGGTGGCAATATGGATCGCCCTGCCCTCAAAGCCCTGCTCGCCGATATCGCACGTGGACGCATCGATATCGTCGTCGTCTACAAGGTCGACCGGCTCACTCGCAGCCTCATGGACTTCGCCCGCATTGTCGAAACCTTCGACGGCAATGACACCTCGTTCGTGAGCGTGACGCAGGCGTTCAACACCACCAACAGCATGGGACGGCTGACCCTCAATGTCCTGCTGTCGTTCGCGCAGTTCGAGCGCGAGGTCACCGGCGAGCGCATCCGCGACAAGATCGCGGCGTCAAGAGCCAAGGGCATGTTCATGGGCGGCAATGTCCCGCTGGGCTACGACCTCGGCGACCGGAAGCTCGAGGTGAACGAGGCTGAGGCCGAGACGGTCCGGCATATTTTCTCCCGCTACCTTGCGCTGAAGTCGGTGCCCGCGCTTGCGAAGGAGCTGGCAGCCGAGGGCATCCGGTCAAAGCGCTGGACGTCGCGCGCGGGCAAGACCCACGGCGGGCTGCCGTTCCATGTCGGGGCGCTCGCCCATATCCTGCGGAACAAGGTCTATCGAGGTTATGCCGTCCACAAGGGCAAGGCGCATGCCGGCGAGCATGAGGCGATCGTCGACAAGGAGTTGTTCGACGCCGTGCAGGCGCAGCTCGACGACAACCGGGTCAAGCGCAGCGCCCGCAGGACCCGCGCGGCGTCCTCGCCGCTCACCGGTAAGATCCATGATGCCGACGGCCAGCCGATGAGCGTGAGTTTCTCGTACGGGCGGGGCAAGAAGATGTACCGCTATTATGTCAGCGACTGCCTGCTTCCCCGCACCGCGAACATGCCGACCAATCGCGAGGGGCAGCGGTTCTCGGCGGCACGGATCGAGCGGGCGATCAACGTCGGGCTCAAGGACCTGGTCATTGATCAGCATGACACCGATCTGTTCGGCGCCATCACCAAGGTCACGGCGCTTGGCGAGCGGCTGTTTGCCGAGATCGACGTCGCACAGATCACCGACGACAGTGCGCTCGGCGCTACCCGGCTGCTTCGCAAAGCTGAGTTGATCGACGCCGACGCGAAGATTGAGGGCGGCATCCTGCACCTCTCCGTCGCGCTGCCGCCCGATCGGCGGGGGAGGACGAAACAGTCTCCAGACAAGGCCGTGGCCGGCTTCGATACCAAGGCTGATCTCGCCGCGCTCGTCCGCACGGCACACCAGCGGCTCGACGAAGTTCACGCCTCGCCGATGGCGCCGGCCGAGCATGGGCAGATGACGGCTCCGGCGGCGCAGTGGGTTCGGCAGCGGATCATAATAGGACTACTGGCGCCCGACATTCAGCGTGCACTGCTCACCGGCGCCGCGCCCAACCACGTGACGCCGGAATGGATACTCGCGCAGAAATGGCCGGTCGACTGGGGAGCGCAGCGGGCGATATTTGGAGCGGCGGCGTGA
- the qatB gene encoding Qat anti-phage system associated protein QatB produces MPAPAQPATSPSPQAPPAPSPQAPQQPQPLLQPEPETAAPGRWRGVRTSLGKFGGGGDDRGRHLRRGLGHYSRSGMGGSRNAARRMGGSARTAGILHNALTSLANGEQLPQELGIDPLALAGLSPSEIADALVDAIRPIDGTQDAEATRDSVARALSDILDQNADITSLTPQQIDQVTASTLGYDVALRIELDVGKAIIAKAPTKSEGLERLQEMKDYVREVVAAEYAAERTSVGSVGRAAIERISRNAIQQAFEVFEEDGEL; encoded by the coding sequence ATGCCTGCGCCAGCACAACCGGCTACGTCACCTTCTCCACAGGCGCCCCCAGCACCAAGTCCTCAGGCTCCTCAGCAGCCTCAACCACTGCTCCAACCCGAGCCAGAAACGGCAGCGCCTGGCCGGTGGCGCGGGGTAAGGACATCGCTCGGCAAGTTCGGGGGTGGTGGTGACGATCGCGGAAGACATCTACGTCGTGGTCTCGGTCACTACTCGAGAAGCGGTATGGGGGGCAGCCGCAATGCTGCGCGCCGGATGGGCGGCTCGGCCAGAACAGCCGGCATCCTGCACAACGCTCTCACCTCGCTGGCGAACGGAGAGCAGCTCCCACAAGAGCTTGGGATTGATCCACTCGCCCTTGCCGGGTTGTCACCTTCAGAGATTGCTGACGCGCTCGTTGATGCCATCCGCCCAATCGATGGGACACAGGATGCAGAAGCCACGCGAGATTCGGTCGCGCGAGCACTATCAGACATTCTGGATCAGAATGCCGATATTACCAGCCTAACACCGCAACAGATCGATCAAGTCACGGCCTCGACTCTTGGATACGACGTTGCTCTGCGCATTGAGCTCGATGTCGGTAAGGCGATTATCGCCAAGGCCCCTACGAAAAGTGAGGGGCTAGAGCGGCTCCAAGAGATGAAGGATTATGTGCGCGAAGTTGTGGCGGCCGAGTACGCAGCGGAACGCACCAGCGTTGGTTCTGTCGGTCGTGCAGCAATTGAGCGGATTTCGCGCAATGCGATTCAGCAGGCATTCGAAGTGTTTGAGGAGGATGGCGAGCTGTGA
- a CDS encoding RHS repeat-associated core domain-containing protein, translating to MAKLGILRRFFAVATLLIGAISGSALGQTPLPGTTPTAVTPLWYTITGTGKPQEGYSTPDGACRRQHQVYNPNATYQAPKYDDYNTYICRWDTSAPGASTILPAWVTLQCPNTHSLTPNGECRTAADDEPECDCTEESRPEATGPSPIAGNPISIATGSKIDYQSDFETADGLFKVGRSYRSLQHQSRRQSNTPIPGFGPNWHGVLPGRLAAFGTYTEIVEYLPASGGYDYFSTTSTSTDWVYAPGRQTSLSSHAIGRRKFEIITPPSVTRNVYFRTEAAVPNGAAEFKLTESDGTQTFYRRANSWSTADQLRYLIPIQRIMPGGYTLYYDYPDVGEFPDKVRDSFGREMLLTWAVTKPSSIYQTTSGGGGGSGGGTTSSSTIYYEAPNLTKVITQIQLPDTTKLVYTYGETSTVDRVGRDDRLTRVSRQDVLGNELWAREYLYEDGNWPYALTGIVDQDGQRLSTYTYHPNGLAKTSERAGGVGKVEVDYTTDRDNTYEYTYRSVKNPLGRQENYHFFRRQISTLSNIPSSLTRIEGLATADVPADLRTFNQAASGSFSYIRQLTSTTDPRGVVTNFTNDTANSRPTAITEGVGTSAARTRNIQWHATLDLPTRIDVPGLRTEMTYGTDGELLTRTLTDTTTHTLPYSTAGQTRTETYTWGTGGRLASINGPRAAVGAIDDITSFSYDATGNLLTMTNGLGQVTAFAGHDVVGRPGSMTDPNGIQTLFAYDPLGRLLTSTVKHPVSSALDAVTTYDYDVEGRVTGITLPATEKLSFVYDLAGQLLEIASADGEKQTFAHDAMGNVTEQKIKRADGVARSTITRTFDSIGRMLTETLGSGRTTAWEYDKNGNPVRTTSPRSYATDLAFDPLNRLTQAVAPDTGTTATAYNAKDEPTSFTDAVSVQTTFVRNGFGEVIREVSPDRGTSTYYYDAAGDMTAAIDGRGQRIDYTRDILGRVTSKTPVGRPSSEIVTYTYDSGGVSGCYCVGRLASMTDGSGTTSFGYDHRGNLTSKAEPVGTLAWTYDLADRVVQVGYPSGRDVGYTRDAKGRVIEVKTRATSGSSWSTLATNITYEPFGPMKSADLGNGLKLSLDWGSDRRLASKRLYTAGGADVWHLTYAYDGDDNITAITDLVTSANSRSFGYDSVDRLTRVDSGGAPFAREDYVHDKNGNRAAVQRRTNVADTAPAETDTYTRTSGTNRIASVAPAGGGTRGFTHDARGNLIGETRPGGPSLTLGYDGHARLASYAVAGAETQAMLYNGLDERVGLTTTLGGSPVAERRYIYDADHRIIGEYGTTTADLRAEYIWILPEVGDASPFGGDDGLGGYMPLAVAIPDGATSKIQWVQGNHLGTPVVTTDATGAVISPSGYDRIGFPGQVEQHADLYYNYYRDYDQTLGRYVQADPIGLEGGSNPYLYAEGNPLVKFDPFGTYPENIFPLNSSNPADVRLRASAERSKKIYDRPNELVFFGHGANKEIQYYDELYDARNFYDRVLKYHPAWRPGMPVTLYACDTGNGFAQALANIIRAPVRAPTAWAYYDRQTGRIEIWEQGFGGKGKSKVLQGKRHGRAGEMKTFYPK from the coding sequence ATGGCAAAGCTTGGCATATTGAGGCGCTTTTTTGCAGTAGCGACGTTGTTGATTGGAGCAATCTCGGGAAGCGCCCTCGGTCAGACCCCGCTCCCGGGAACGACACCAACGGCGGTGACACCGCTATGGTACACAATCACTGGAACTGGCAAACCGCAGGAAGGATATTCGACGCCCGACGGAGCGTGCCGACGGCAGCACCAAGTCTATAACCCGAATGCGACCTATCAAGCCCCCAAGTACGACGATTACAACACCTATATTTGCAGGTGGGATACGAGTGCGCCCGGCGCCAGCACGATCTTGCCTGCGTGGGTGACATTGCAATGCCCCAATACGCACAGCCTGACGCCAAACGGTGAATGCCGGACGGCAGCCGATGATGAGCCGGAATGCGACTGCACTGAAGAGAGCCGGCCGGAGGCGACTGGCCCGAGCCCGATAGCCGGAAACCCGATCTCGATCGCGACTGGCTCCAAGATCGACTATCAAAGTGACTTTGAAACGGCCGATGGCCTGTTCAAGGTGGGGCGCAGTTACCGCAGCCTTCAGCACCAGAGCCGCCGGCAATCGAACACGCCGATACCCGGCTTCGGGCCGAACTGGCATGGCGTATTGCCCGGACGACTGGCCGCGTTCGGTACCTATACCGAGATCGTGGAATATCTTCCGGCTTCGGGCGGATACGATTATTTTAGCACCACCAGCACGAGCACCGATTGGGTCTATGCTCCCGGGAGACAGACGAGCTTGTCATCCCACGCGATTGGCCGGCGCAAGTTCGAGATTATCACCCCGCCGTCGGTGACTCGGAATGTCTATTTCCGAACCGAAGCTGCTGTCCCCAATGGAGCCGCCGAATTCAAGCTCACGGAATCCGACGGGACGCAGACATTCTACCGCCGCGCAAATAGTTGGAGCACAGCAGATCAGCTGCGCTATCTCATCCCGATCCAGCGGATCATGCCGGGGGGCTACACCCTATACTATGATTATCCCGATGTAGGGGAGTTTCCGGACAAGGTACGTGACAGCTTCGGCCGCGAAATGTTGCTTACATGGGCGGTGACCAAGCCGAGTAGCATCTATCAAACTACCAGCGGCGGCGGCGGCGGGAGCGGGGGCGGCACGACGAGTTCGAGCACCATATATTATGAAGCCCCGAACCTGACCAAGGTGATCACCCAGATCCAGCTGCCAGATACAACCAAGCTCGTATATACGTATGGCGAAACCTCTACGGTCGATCGCGTCGGGCGCGACGACCGGCTGACCCGCGTCAGCAGGCAGGATGTGCTCGGTAACGAGCTGTGGGCCCGCGAATATCTCTATGAAGACGGCAACTGGCCCTACGCGCTTACCGGTATCGTCGACCAGGATGGCCAGCGCCTATCGACCTATACCTATCATCCCAACGGGCTGGCAAAGACCTCGGAGCGCGCTGGCGGCGTAGGCAAGGTCGAGGTGGACTACACGACGGATCGAGACAACACCTACGAGTACACGTACCGCTCCGTGAAAAACCCGTTGGGCCGGCAGGAAAATTACCATTTTTTCCGCCGCCAGATTTCGACGCTCAGCAATATCCCCTCTTCGCTGACCCGCATAGAAGGCCTGGCGACAGCAGACGTGCCGGCCGACCTTCGTACATTCAACCAGGCGGCCTCGGGCAGCTTCAGCTATATTCGTCAGCTTACCTCGACGACCGATCCTCGTGGCGTTGTGACCAACTTCACGAATGACACCGCGAATTCGCGTCCGACAGCGATTACCGAAGGCGTCGGGACAAGTGCGGCGCGCACGCGGAACATCCAATGGCATGCGACGCTCGACCTTCCAACGCGCATCGACGTTCCCGGTCTTCGCACGGAGATGACCTACGGGACGGACGGCGAGTTGCTGACGCGCACGCTGACTGACACGACGACGCATACTCTTCCTTATTCGACGGCGGGACAGACGCGGACTGAGACCTACACGTGGGGTACTGGCGGCCGCCTCGCGTCGATCAACGGCCCGCGTGCCGCAGTTGGCGCGATCGACGATATCACTAGCTTTTCCTATGATGCCACCGGCAACCTGCTGACGATGACGAATGGCCTCGGCCAGGTCACCGCCTTCGCTGGTCATGATGTGGTCGGCCGACCCGGCTCGATGACCGATCCGAACGGCATCCAGACGCTCTTTGCCTATGATCCGCTAGGCCGCCTGCTGACCAGTACGGTCAAGCATCCGGTGAGCTCGGCGCTCGATGCCGTCACTACCTACGACTATGATGTGGAAGGCCGGGTCACCGGGATCACCCTTCCCGCGACCGAGAAGCTCAGCTTCGTATACGACCTTGCAGGCCAACTTCTCGAGATTGCTTCGGCTGACGGCGAGAAACAGACCTTCGCGCACGACGCGATGGGCAATGTCACCGAGCAGAAGATCAAGCGCGCCGACGGTGTAGCCCGCAGCACGATCACTCGGACGTTCGACAGCATCGGCCGCATGCTCACCGAGACGCTCGGCTCCGGCCGGACGACCGCCTGGGAATATGACAAGAACGGCAACCCGGTCCGCACGACCTCGCCGCGCAGCTATGCGACCGACTTGGCGTTCGATCCTCTGAACCGGCTGACCCAAGCGGTCGCCCCTGACACTGGGACGACGGCGACCGCCTATAATGCGAAGGACGAGCCAACCAGCTTCACCGACGCCGTGTCGGTGCAAACGACGTTCGTTCGCAACGGGTTCGGCGAGGTCATCCGCGAGGTCAGCCCCGATCGTGGCACCAGCACCTACTATTATGATGCTGCGGGCGACATGACCGCCGCGATCGACGGTCGTGGCCAGCGGATCGATTATACGCGCGACATCCTCGGCCGAGTGACAAGCAAAACGCCGGTCGGCCGTCCTTCCTCGGAGATCGTTACCTACACCTACGACAGCGGCGGCGTATCGGGCTGTTATTGCGTCGGCCGCCTTGCGAGCATGACCGATGGCAGCGGCACGACCAGCTTCGGCTATGACCATCGCGGTAACCTGACCTCGAAGGCCGAGCCGGTGGGGACGCTGGCGTGGACTTACGACCTCGCCGACCGCGTCGTCCAGGTCGGTTATCCGAGCGGCCGCGACGTCGGCTACACGCGCGATGCCAAGGGACGCGTGATCGAAGTGAAGACGCGCGCGACGAGCGGCTCGAGCTGGTCGACGCTGGCGACGAACATCACCTACGAGCCGTTCGGCCCGATGAAATCGGCCGACCTTGGCAATGGGCTGAAGCTGTCGCTCGATTGGGGCAGCGACCGGCGGCTGGCGTCGAAGCGGCTGTACACCGCGGGCGGCGCGGACGTCTGGCACCTGACCTACGCCTATGACGGCGACGACAATATCACCGCGATCACCGACCTAGTGACCTCGGCGAACAGCCGCAGCTTCGGCTATGACAGTGTTGACCGGCTGACGCGGGTGGACAGCGGCGGCGCTCCGTTCGCGCGCGAGGATTATGTCCATGACAAGAATGGCAACCGCGCCGCGGTCCAGCGCCGCACCAATGTCGCCGACACGGCTCCTGCCGAGACCGACACCTACACGCGTACGAGCGGCACGAACCGCATCGCGTCGGTCGCGCCCGCAGGAGGCGGCACGCGCGGGTTTACGCACGATGCGCGCGGCAACCTGATCGGCGAGACGCGTCCGGGCGGGCCGAGCCTTACGCTCGGCTATGATGGGCATGCGCGGCTGGCGAGCTACGCGGTCGCGGGCGCCGAGACGCAGGCGATGCTCTACAATGGGCTCGACGAGCGGGTAGGCCTTACTACGACGCTGGGCGGCAGCCCTGTGGCGGAGCGGCGCTATATCTACGACGCCGACCACCGCATCATCGGCGAATATGGCACGACGACCGCAGACCTCCGCGCCGAATATATCTGGATCCTGCCCGAGGTTGGCGATGCCTCGCCGTTCGGCGGTGACGACGGGCTCGGTGGCTATATGCCGCTCGCGGTCGCCATCCCCGACGGCGCGACGAGCAAGATCCAGTGGGTGCAGGGCAATCACCTCGGCACACCCGTGGTCACGACCGACGCGACCGGCGCTGTGATCTCGCCCTCCGGGTACGACCGCATCGGGTTCCCGGGACAGGTCGAGCAGCATGCCGACCTCTATTATAATTACTACCGCGACTATGACCAAACGCTCGGGCGGTACGTTCAAGCCGATCCTATCGGGCTCGAGGGAGGCAGTAATCCATATCTGTATGCTGAAGGTAATCCTTTAGTCAAATTTGATCCGTTCGGGACGTATCCTGAGAACATATTTCCGTTGAATTCTTCGAATCCAGCTGATGTGAGGTTGAGGGCGAGTGCTGAAAGGTCAAAGAAAATCTATGATCGTCCAAATGAATTGGTATTTTTTGGGCACGGAGCCAATAAGGAAATTCAATATTATGATGAGTTGTACGATGCGCGGAATTTTTATGATAGAGTATTGAAATATCACCCAGCTTGGAGGCCTGGGATGCCGGTCACTCTATATGCGTGTGATACGGGCAATGGTTTCGCGCAGGCACTGGCTAACATTATTCGAGCTCCGGTAAGAGCGCCGACTGCATGGGCATATTATGACAGGCAGACGGGCCGCATAGAAATTTGGGAGCAAGGATTTGGCGGCAAAGGAAAGTCCAAGGTTCTCCAAGGCAAGCGCCATGGTCGCGCGGGTGAGATGAAAACTTTCTATCCCAAGTGA